AGAGAGagcaaaacaagagatggaagaaatgagagaagaaagagagagacaaacacaaatgataaaacaaatgaaacaagaacGTGAGAGACAAGAATGTGAGAGAGAACGAGAGGGACAAGCACAAatgataaaacaaatgaaagaagaacaagagagagcaaaacaagagatggaagaaatgagagaagaaagagagagacaaacacaaatgataaaacaaatgaaacaagaacaagaGAGACAAGAACGTGAGAGACAAGAATGTGAGAGAGAACGAGAGGGACAAGCACAAATGATAAAACAAGTGAAAGAAGAACAAGAGAGagcaaaacaagagatggaagaaatgagagaagaaagagagagacaaacacaaatgataaaacaaatgaaacaagaacGAGAGAGACAAGAACGTGAGAGACAAGAATGTGAGAGAGAACGAGAGGGACAAGCACAAATGATAAAACAAGTGAAAGAAGAACAAGAGAGATCAAAACAAGAGATGGAAGAaatgagagaagaaagagagagacaaacacaaatgataaaacaaatgaaacaagaacGAGAGAGACAAGAACGTGAGAGACAAGAATGTGAGAGAGAACGAGAGGGACAAGCACAAatgataaaacaaatgaaagaagaacaagagagagcaaaacaagagatggaagaaatgagagaagaaagagagagacaaacacaaatgataaaacaaatgaaacaagaacGAGAGAGACAAGAACGTCAGAGACAAGAATGTGAGAGAGAACGAGAGGGACAAGCACAAATGATAAAACAAGTGAAAGAAGAACAAGAGAGagcaaaacaagagatggaagaaatgagagaagaacgagagagacaaacagaaatgataaaacaaatgaaacaagaacaagagagagaaaaagaagagatggAACAAATGGGAGAAGaacgagagagagaaaaagaagagatggAACAAATGGGAGAAGAACCAGAGAGAGAACAAATGGGAGAagaaccagagagagaaaaagaagagatggAACAAATGAGAGaaccacagagagaaaaacaagagatggaacAAATGGGAGAtgaaacagagagagataaACAAGAGATGGAACAGATGAGAGAagaaccagagagagaaaaagaagagatggAACAAATGGGAGAAGAACCAGAGAGCGAAAAACAAGAAATGGAACAAATGGGACAagaaccagagagagaaaaacaagagatgggACAAACTGGAGAAGAACCAGAGAGCGAAAAACAAGAAATGGAACAAATGGGAGAAGacccagagagagaaaaagaagagatggAACAAATGGGAGAagaaccagagagagaaaaagaagagatggAACAAATGGGAGAAGAACCAGAGAGCGAAAAACAAGAGATGGGACAAATTGGAGAAGAACCAGGGAGAGAAGAATGAGAGACACAAGAACGAGTGAGACAAGAACGAGAGTCAACCGTCTTGTTCTCTCTTCTAGTCACTTGGAGGCATGACGACTTCTTGCTGGAATTAAGTGGGTTCATTGGAAGAAAATTGCAATTGTTTTGTCTTTCATAACACGCCGCTCATGTGAAATACCAATTAGGTGAAACTGGATAATCTTCCACGCCACACTTatgtggttgggaaacactggctTAAATTATctcactggtgtttttaaagaaTTGACATTGTCTATGTAGCAATCAATCAGGATTTGGCTTATctcactggtgtttttaaagaaTTGACATTGTCTATGTAGCAATCAATCAGGATTTGGCTTACAGGATGTTTAACTCCACAGATCCTTCTTGTTACTCCACACGTCTGTTAAACAATTTGTCTTAATGGGTAATTTAGATACTATAAACTGAGGCTTTCTTCCTTCTATGTGTGCTATTTGTGGTTTCTACTCTTCTACATAAGTCACTTAAAATATTGTAATTAGAGGCTATGACCAATATTTGTAGacagacacaaaagaaaatctaaaaaaactACCATTTAGGGAATATTTGTTCCATATATTTTTACGGTGTTGGTaatgataaaacaataaaatatctttaaaaacttatttgttttgttttgttctttaattttttttaaaaatccacagCTTAATGGAAGCAGCTGTACATTGACTCCTTTTCTCTTCCTTTAGCCCTAGGAGCAACAAATCTCAAGAgcacctggctgcagccactggggaGCGCCATATTACAACCTCCACattaaccggaaacacgtgacctccacactaACCGGAAACATGTGACCTCCACACTAAGTGGAAACACGTAACTTCAGTTAAATCGACTTTGACAACGAAAACgaaattgtgttgttttttttactattcATGCTGCTGATAAATAAATTTGGTTCTAAGTGTTTTTTAACACTCTGGgtttattaaccctttaaagccggtcggagcgggcacgctccatTTTGCGTTAGTATTTTTAAATCCCCGTAGAACcggaaccacgtaagctagggcaataatttttttgcatatgaaaccggagcagttgtacttacatcttatgccataagcttgtcctaggtcacggtttccttccacatatagctttgcaaaaattgcataaaaagcgcttgcaggaacaaaaacataatattccagaaacacgctttgccgatccgatatctgttcataacacttcctacattGGATAGGGCTTCAATGGCTTCAGCGTCAcgccgcagtgcattgtgggattgCGGCGCCATGTCGGAAggccacaaatcaaaacaaacacactgtgttggaagcGGGACTGCCAGAACCTTGCTTAAAATCAATgcaaaagacaaagggctgtatcgTGACCGATTGCGCCAAGAGATGGTACTTGGAAAAAATAGCgtgcatcggtaatgtggacccgtatgaaaaaaGGCAGTGGAGCGGAAACCCAGACAGCCTACCGCCGTTGTCCTATCCCGATATCTTCGTGTACCCTGTCTGTGGAGTCGGCGCATACACAGCGAATCATTTTCGGAATTAGAAATTCCTGGAGACACACATCTAGTTCACAAACGGttgggtacaagatttggccgtttttaagcctccacgttGTGAGTACTTTGACCATATTACCAAGATAAAGCCAGAGGTTGCCAGCTGTGcattgccatgtaaatagtttgcatttcatgtgtatgtacttgctaagtacatgtgaacagatcttgaataaaaaaaataaacatacttttcttttctgtttcatatttcatatgctggtttgcctgcaataatgccaaataataagCTACTCCGTCAACATGAcatggttctgcagcatcacacattaggaTGTTTTATCtaattatctatgacctcagcgcaTTCGAAATACACTAAAAGCCTATTAAGAGAGatatgaatttatttagaactcaccggaaagaaaaTGCTGCGAGCAAACCGACAAAAAATTGGGGATGGCAGAGAACTCGATATCCGCTCATCTGACCGCTGCAATCCAAGCCTGACGCCTTCGTTTAGTAATATTGGATACATGAAATCCCTCCCGTTGCCTCCAGGAGGggaaacgatgaaaagagagcccattttccagcttcttgcctttcCTATCGTGTAATCTAACGTTGCAACCGACAACACAGCatgtacgaaccatagctgacgCTTCCGTGTACTTTCTttggcctactgtcatggcgggagggggcgtggcccagctcccgtgacatcacgctccaaagccctattagACGTCAGCGCGAACGAATGCACGTTCGCCATTActtgcccgaaaccggaagtgacgtcatttcgcggaaaatgtagttttttacttgtaggccttataagcctatactggtgtttttaaaagtcatctTTGACTTCATGCttttctgaatagtttctgggatgcttagaactcaaattgcactgctttaaatagtttattttgatcaGGGGTCAGGGTGGGGGTTTTGCCTGGGGGGATTGCCCCCCACACCCCCTTTGCCAAGCTTAAAAACTGACATCTTGTGCATGTACGAGCACGCGCGCATGCACTCTCATGCACGCGCTTTCTCTCTTCCGAAAAGGGGCACTTCCTGTGGTCCACTGCCCATGCTCTGTCTCCTCCTACTGGGcgtgttttaaagaaaatagcTATATATTGGAGCAAAAAGGGTTAGGTTTTTATAGTGTTTTTCATGGGATACCCTCCGCACTTTCAGCAAGAATTTCCACCTCCAACTGTGGCCTTCACATCAGACATACGAGCTGCCTCTGACCCTCTAGGTATGTCTGCAGATATCCGATCTTCAGCACTCCATCAAGAGTCTACAGagactgattttaattttgcgtTTAGAGGTGTGTGCGGGTATGTTTATTCAATTAAATATAGTGATGGAAAAGTGACCCTGTGTGTAGATTCTGGTGAGGGGGAGATTTGGGGAGTTAGCGGGACACACTCTATGTCTATCAAAAACTGGAAACTGTTTCGCTCAGTCGTCTGCCCAGACCTGGATCAGCCGGGGTTCCCGGAGATGCTTTATGTTTcacaatggtaaatggtaaatggcctgtatttatatagcgcctttatggtccctaaggaccccaaagcgctttacatatccagtcattcacccattcacacacacattcacacactggtgatggtaagctacgttgtagccacagccaccctggggcgcactgacagaggcgacaATGGGTCAGTCCAACAGGTCCTGAACTCTACCGTGTAGAAGCGGACCGTTTCAATCGTCCTGGCGACGACTTCATTTTTCTTAGTGTGTGTGAAGACAGGGAGGGTGTAATTGCGGACCGGGGCCTTGAAAACTGGAGGTTGAACCCATACCCCCTCACCCTTGAAGAACGTTTATCATGgtttaaggatttgttttttattcagtgGTCAGACTGGAGAGCACTGCAGCGGGTGTTTAATGAGGTCGATAAGACTATCAAGAGAGACAAGGTCAACTCTTCTTATGAGAATATTAGGAAGCGTCTTGTATATGATCAGCTCGCACATGGCCCGAAGATTGGTTTACCTTCTGCCATGTTCAGGCCAAAAATCATCAAAAACCCTgaggactgaaaaaaaaaacaaacccacaaaTGGTAGGTCATCTATGTGTGAGAGCCGTTGGTATTATAcccgatatttttaaaaaatgcaatgtATGGATCTCTTTTAAAGACAACATATGCCGTATTGTGGACCACTCAGAGTCTCCCCCTCCAGCACTGTTAATCCAGACCCCTCCGACTCCTCCCCCCTCTCCAGGATGCTCaaaggactctgcaggatcacacCCGTCTGAGGAAACGGAAATCAACATTAAACTCGCGACCTTCCACCTGCTGTCAATGGCACTGAATGAGTATGTGCAGGAGATATGTTATGGATGCCAATCCGGTCACCCCAGCCTGCTACAGCACAGTTGCTTGTTTGAATTGCCTGTGTTTTTCTTCGAGACCTACTATGATGAGGTGATGTAAAAGCTCCGGACACCCCGATTCATCCCAGCCATCCGTCTGTTTGTATCCTCATACAGCGTCTGCGAGACTAAAGAACAAATCATCAGCACTGCAGAGCGTCTTCTGTGTGAACTGAGATCAGTGCCGCACATTGTATGCACCATTGATGAGAATGTCAGATACCTGCTAAACACCAATCATCACACCCGTGGTGTTAAATCAGCGCTGCTCCACATGATTGGAAACTACTGGTCTGGGAGACACAAGATTTAATGTAcatctgttataaaaaaaaccttACTGTGCACTacacagaaaattaaataaaaacgtATGTTAACACTTTTTTATGGtcatttgtatttgtgttttggTCAAAATTATTATGGAAAACACGCTGAGAAAAATATATCACAACCCCGCACACCCAGGGGGTTTAGGAAGTGTAAAGAAGCTCCGTATTGCTGTCAGTGAGGCAACAGCGTTAAAGCCATCATTacccagtgttgggaaggttactcttaaaatgtattccactacagaataccgaatacatgccccaaaatgtattctgtaacgtattccgttacgttactcaatgagagtaacgtattctgaatactttggattacttaatatattatcatgctgtttacaactacctgaatgtcctattgctgtgatttattactgttactgaaggtccgcggctccgaaccgtagtaaagggacctctggctaatacggtgggttccgtgtcgggctggtagccgaaaaatagctttactttgttgtctgggtcactTTGCTtccgagagacagagagaggcgttgaaaggctgctccaacggaacttatttttttccggaggaaaacacgaacacagcgtacagtcgagtcttaatagcttacttacaaatgggctggtcaggcactcttcttggctgcagtggttattattatatttacatgcttccagctcccgtttttgctccgtgacaactctgacttttcctttttctccctccctcgctcacagacacataacgggtacggtagtccattctcgctgcagcacggactacattGCCCAtcatgctacattctttagggctatacAT
The genomic region above belongs to Oreochromis aureus strain Israel breed Guangdong linkage group 14, ZZ_aureus, whole genome shotgun sequence and contains:
- the LOC120443538 gene encoding trichohyalin-like, with product MEEMREERERQTQMIKQMKQERERQERERQECEREREGQAQMIKQMKEEQERAKQEMEEMREERERQTQMIKQMKQERERQERERQECEREREGQAQMIKQMKEEQERAKQEMEEMREERERQTQMIKQMKQERERQERERQECEREREGQAQMIKQMKEEQERAKQEMEEMREERERQTQMIKQMKQEQERQERERQECEREREGQAQMIKQMKEEQERAKQEMEEMREERERQTQMIKQMRQEQERQEQERQECEREREGQAQMIKQMKEEQERAKQEMEEMREERERQTQMIKQMRQEQERQERERQECEREREGQAQMIKQVKEEQERAKQEMEEMREERERQTQMIKQMKQERERQECEREREGQAQMIKQMKEEQERAKQEMEEMREERERQTQMIKQMKQEQERQERERQECEREREGQAQMIKQVKEEQERAKQEMEEMREERERQTQMIKQMKQERERQERERQECEREREGQAQMIKQVKEEQERSKQEMEEMREERERQTQMIKQMKQERERQERERQECEREREGQAQMIKQMKEEQERAKQEMEEMREERERQTQMIKQMKQERERQERQRQECEREREGQAQMIKQVKEEQERAKQEMEEMREERERQTEMIKQMKQEQEREKEEMEQMGEEREREKEEMEQMGEEPEREQMGEEPEREKEEMEQMREPQREKQEMEQMGDETERDKQEMEQMREEPEREKEEMEQMGEEPESEKQEMEQMGQEPEREKQEMGQTGEEPESEKQEMEQMGEDPEREKEEMEQMGEEPEREKEEMEQMGEEPESEKQEMGQIGEEPGREE